The nucleotide window ctcaccaaagaagacatgcagggGGCAAGCATGGTGCGTAAGGcatcagggaaattcaaattaaacagCAGTAAGGGACTACTGTACACTCGTCAAAATGGCTGAAAtccagaatgctgctgctactgctgctaagtcgcttcagtcgtgtccaactctgcgcgaccccatagacggcagcccaccaggctcccccgtccctgggattctccaggcaagaacactggagtgggttggcatttctttctccaatgcatgagagtgaacagtgaaagtgaagtcgctcagtcgtgcccgactctgtgcgaccccatggactgcaacctaccaggctcttcggtccatgggattttccaggcaagagtactgcagtggggtgccattgccttctctgaaaatccAGAATAGACAATACCAAACGCTGACAAGGGCGTGGAGCAAGAGGAACTCTCATCCTTTGCTAGGGCCACTTTCTTACAGAGTGAAACATACTCATCATACAACTCAGCAATCCTGCTCCTACATATTTACCAAAGGAGttggcttccctcgtagctcagctggtaaagaatctgcctgcaatgcaggagaccccagatcgattcctgggtcgagaagatcccctggagaagggaaaggctacccattccagtactctggcctggagaatccatgaactatacagtccgtgaggtcacaaagagtccgacacgactgagcgactttcacttcacttcacttcactttgaaaatttatgtctgcacaAAAATTGATGTTTAccacagctttattcataactgcaaaaacttgaaagcaacttcagtaggtgaatgaataaataacctCTGGCCCATCCAGACAAGAAAATATTATTCTGCACTGAAAAGAAATCAGCTATCAAGCCaagaaaagacatggagaaaactTCAATGCAAATTACTAGTGAAAGAAGTgcatctgaaaaggctacacactgtatgattccaacacACAGCATCTGGAGGAGAGAGAGCGATGGAGACGATGGAGGATCAGTGCTGCGAGGGTGAGGGGTCGGGGGAGGAGTGAGCAGGCAGAGCCCAGAGGACTTCAGCAGGGAGGGATGCTGCCTGATGCTATAACGGCCCTGGACACCCGTCCAAACCCATCGAGTGCACATGCCAACTCTAAGACAAACTATGGGCTTCAGGTAAAACGGCATCGATGCAGGCTCATCGACTGTGACAGAGGTACCATGTAGGGGTGCTGACGTGGGGAGGAAATGCATGTTGGGGGGCCAAGAGATAAAGGAAATCTCTACtttcccctcaattttgctgcaaacctaaaactgctcttaaaaaataatagtcttaaaatacaaaaaaagaaacacaagtatAAAGTAGACTCCAAAAAGAAAAGTGTACCAAAATTCCAGAGTAAGAAATATTAACAGGGACAAAGCACGTCCTGCCATGTTAATGGAATCACTTCATCAAGAAGATATAAAGATACTGAACATTTACTGCTTGACAGTGCTTCAAAACATGGAGCAGAACTGACAGGAGAGAAACAGACAAGCCCACATTTGGTCACAGGCTTCAGGATGCCTCACTAACTGAAGGAACAAGTGGTCATAAAGAGAGAACCGAAAGAACACACCGTCAACCAACCTGACCCAACTGACACCTGACTGACATGTATGAGACAAGACACACAAGCGCTCACAGCAACTCCCTTTATAATAGGCAAAACTATATTTTGTCTGTTATAGAATAGCCTCAGTGTACGTCAACAGGAGAATGGATCAAGACCAATTACAGTATATCCACATGGTGGAATACTAcccaataacaaaaaaagaacaaactgttGACACATGCAGCAATGTAGATAAATCTCAGAACAATTActctgagtgaaagaagtcagacaaaaaGAGTTAAAACTGCctgattccacttacataaaactctagaaaatgcaaagtaatataaagtttatatttaGAATACATAAAAAACTCTTTCAAATCAATAAGACAGATAATTGAGTAGGAAAAAAATGGCAAGAGACTGAACACATACATCACAAAAGAGAATGGCCAAATGAGCACATCCGTAATAAATGTGCTCAAAGGCGTTAAAGCTCACCAATTGTCAGGGAACTTCAAATCATAATTAAATACCAGTACACTCACAAGGAGGGACAAagttaaaagaacaaaatgtggGTGAGGATGCGGATCAACTGGAAGTCTCACCCACCACGTGAAGGACAACAGGTTGGAACAATCACTTTAGAAATCCGGGCTTAACTTTTAGACTGAATAGATGCACTCCTTAAGACTCAGAAATTGTATACACATGTGTAtcaaaagatatataaaaaaatatttgtagcaATCAAATACGGAAACAAACTAAATCTCCAATAATAGTAGAATAAAGTGTGGTCTGGCCACAAAACAACactgcacagcaatgaaaatgaacgTGGATGACTCTCGGAAACAGGAACTTGGTGGATCAAAGAAAGCAGCAAAAAAGAACATGTACTGCATCACACCATCTACAGTAAGCTCAGACAGCAGCAAAACCCACCTGATGTCTTTAAAACTCTATCAGTTTGATGTTAACGACTCTGCAACAGACACAATAAACTCCCTTAAATGCAGtattaaaaatatgcaaaataaaaattagaaaatgaagtgaagtcactcagtcgcgtccgactctttgtgaccccgtttctgtaggctcctctgtccatggaattctccaggcaagaatgctggagtgggttgccatttccttctccaggggatcttcccgacgcagggatcgaaccccggtctccctcaCTGAAGGCAGACttcttaccctctgagccaccagggaagtggctcAAGAACTGGAGCCCCAAGAACATATGAATGACCatgggcatttttttttatttacgaaaataaaaattttttttaaatctaaaaatccAAAAGTTCGACTTGTCTTGATAGTGTTAAGATGAACTTTTCCTTGCTTATACTCTTAttcaagaagaaattttaaataatttaaatttattttttaataaagtgatTCCAGACAGTTTACACCCTAAAAATCAAATCTTGTATGTTTCGTTTCGTTAGCGTTTTCCCCCCAGAGCTCGTAGCTGAATCCACAAAGGGCAGAACCGTGCCAGCGGCGTCAGAGAAGCAGCAGTGACGGCAAGTCTCTGTGACACAACGAGACACGCGCGTGGCTTCCGCACCTGGTGAGGGGGCTCCTTGGTGTCCCATATGCAAAGCTCGCTTCCATCCAAAGGGAAAGCACAGGACTGCCCACTGCAGGCGAGCTGAACGTGGGATGCAGGCTTCATGGAATCCACCAGGAACTTTTCCACCACGATATCACCCGCACGGCCATCCTTCCTGGAGGAAACCTCTTGTGGTTCTTCCATCTTCCACCTGGAGCCCCAAGAACATATGAATGACCATGGGCATGATGCTTAATGCAGACCACAGTCTGTTGTTTATGCCCAATCACCAGTACGATCACACACACCCGTCACACCTCCTGACTCatctcccctcttctccttcaagaaagagaaaacagaagcccTGACCACTCGAGTTTCCCTGCCATGACTGCTCTTTGCTCCCACGGGCTTTCAAGTCATGCAGACCTGggctccagtcctgtggctcccACTGAACAGACCCACAGAGATGTGGGGTGTCTGCGGCCCCCGCTGCTAACAGAGGGAACGCCACCCTCACAGAGGCCTGGTGATCACCAGCCCCGAGCCGCAGCTCCAGATCACGGCCAGAGTCAACAGCTGTCACCAATGCGGATACAAAGTCACCTCCTACGCTGGTCGGTGGAAAACTACAGAATACATTGCTGTCTACTGCTCATCTGGGATCCAGTCAACTATTCTACAACATTCTGTCATCCGAGTTGACTATCTCGGATAACGTAACCACTGGTTCACTGGCCGTGTCTTATAAAGCATAAATCAATGAGACATGGacagaaataaataaagtttcaGACCCTGTCCCACCTCACAGTTAACAATTCCCTGTCACCAGCTTACATACGAGGCAGCAGCTCCGGGTTACCCTGCTTCCGCTCTGCCCCACAACCCATCACAGGCTCCCTGTGCACCTGAAACCTAGGGACACGACCACCAACAAAGCCAAGAGCAAGGGCCTGACCACCCGGCACCGAGCTGGTCGGATGGACTCAGAACCCAGGCCTATGGCCACCAGGCTGGTGGTGTGGACTTGGCCTGGACAGGCCTCATGGGGAAATAGCAGTTAGGGCAGGACTCTGTGGGCAGGGACCAGCAGAGACGGGAAGGGGGCGGGAGCTGATGCTCTTGAGGGCAGTCATGGCTCGGTGGCCACTGACTGATCATGGAGCAGGGTCATCCTGACGCTCACATGACCCTGGGGCACTTCTGGTGGTTGCTAAACAAAGAAGCGAGGCAAGGAGGGTTGGCGTTCAGGAGACACATGGTCATCTGGCAGCAGCGTGTGAGGGTGAGAGTCGAGAGCGGCCAGGAGGGAGAGACGGGCTCATCCCAAGTCCAGACCAGGACCTGGCCCAGAGAGCCTGGACGGCAGCCCTGTGAGCACGACAGTCCATGCCCCACTCCCCGTGAAGACCTTTCTGCTCCAGCCCACTTCTCACTGCTGCACAACCGCTGTCCTAGCTCCCAGGCTTCCAGGCATGAAGCTTAAGTGAATGCTAAGCCTCCCTGTCTCTGCCCTCACGGCCAGCCCTTTATTTCTTCGTGGGGACTTTCAGATTTGCCCCCAGACACCAACCAGTGGAGGGCCATGACAATCCTAAACTGTAATCTGCGGTGGGTGGACACCTGGTGGATTGTCAGCCAAAGCTGCAAGGGTTCTCTGAGGGACAGAATCCCATGAGAACGCAGGTGCTGCACCCAAATACGGACGCCCTGTGTAGGAAGAGCGGGCCGGGTCTGGGCTGCGGGGCCCCAGCATCGGGGTCTGCTCCTTCTGGCTTGAACCTGGTGAGGTTTCCCTCCGTCTCAGCAGCCGTAATGGACTGAGACATGCCGTGTGCACGGTCCCACCCCGAGGCCTGCAGGTCCACATGcagctcaggaggcaggtgagggcagAGTGGGACAGGGGATGAAGGCGCCTGGGAGCCAGGCTCCAGGGCGAGGACCATGGCAGCCCAGCTGCACACCCTCCGCACCAGCATTTCAGGCTGCTGGGGACTGCCCTGCTCAGTCACAGCAAGGCGGCAGCTCTTCTCATTTGACTTCCAGAGGCGCGGAGCCTGAGCTCCAGAGAAAGTTTCTCTGACCCTGGGTGACATCAGGACTGCACACACCAGAGCAGGAGTGAGCACCTTGCTCCCCTAGAGGCATATTCATTTCCTCTAGGATGAGGAACCAGCATGTGGCTGTGCCTACAAGTCAGACATTGTGCCTGGAAGAACCCCACCCGCACTGGATCAAGACAGAACAGTTCTTATGTGAACCTGTAAGGTAAACACAATTAAAATCGAATAAAATGTTTAGGTGAAAACTATCCTCATTTGACTTTTCTATtagcaaattaaaacaaacaaaaatttcctAGAAAATGGATTTTTCTCAACCATCTCTAGAACACTCCAGCTGGCAGGAATATCTTTATTTTCCACAGGCTGTTATCAACCAAAGAACACATGAgagaaaaccacacacacacatatgcagagCTGGTGTAAGCTGCACAGCTACACACCCCAGGAGAGGCCTGTCCTCAGGATGGGCCCAGGGCGGCTCCTGGGAGACGCCCGCCACAGGAGTGAGTCTGGAGTCTGAGGCCAGTGTGACTGAAGCCGCTCCTCCAGGGCGGCCTCAGCAGCTGAGGTGGCCAGGGGAGTGGTGTGTGCCTGCACGGCTGACCGCAGTCACCCTGGACTCCAGGCCCAGCAGGCGCCCCTGCTCTCACAGTGCTGGGAGAACGAGTCCGCCGCCTTGGGTGTGGGGAGAGGATGCTCAGAGCCCACCTCTGGACCTGCCCACTCACCTCTGCCCAGCCCCCTTCCCCCGGGAGAAACCCCAGCACAGCGCCTCCTCTGAGCCGAGGGCCCTGGCACCTGCCTCGGGGCGCTTACTTAACACTGGACGTACTCCTCACGCCTGTTAGAACATCTGCCTTCCTGTTTCCGAGGCGCGGCACCTCCTGCTAGGTTTTCACCAAGCCCTTCCCCCTTTCTCCCCGGAGCCACAGGAATGCCGCCAAACCACACTCCCCAGCTGCAGGGAGAAGCCACAGCCTGAGGTACGGGAGGTGTGGCAAGGCTGGGAAGACCAAGAGGGAGGGCGCCCGCCGGAGGCGCGCCTGAGCTGCTGCTCCTTAGGGCCACGTGCCCAGCAGCACCGGGTTGCCTGCTGTGCGACCCGAGGTCCATTTGGACCTCTACTGTGTGAGGCGCTGAAATGTGAGACTACTCGTGACAGCTGCCCTGACGCCTGCAGAAGCCAGTGCCCGAGGGGGGACGGCAGTGACCCTGCAGGACGGTGCTCAGTGACAGTGGCAGGCAGGCCACGGGGACAAAGCGAAGGCTCACGGTCAATAGTGACCAAGCCTGTGGCCCTGGAGGAAATGATGGGAAAGAACCCGTGTTTGTAGCCCGAGCATGAAGTTGGCTTAAGCAAACAGACACGAGTGGAACAGAAAGTAACCAGAGGCCTGCAGACCCTGGGAGACAAACTGCAGCCCTCCATCCACCCCCAAAAGCAGGGCCATCCAGACTCTACTTCCAGCGAAGTTCAGGTCGGGCACGGCCACCTTCCCTCCCAAGCCTTTAGCTCCACAAACCCCAGGTCTAAGTCCCTCAGGTTCAAGACAGAGGAGCGAGCAAGTGCGtgcaaaggaaaagcaaagccGGACCTGGAGGAACCGGCGGCTGGCACGCGGAGGGCACACAGACAGGAGCCCAGGCACTCCTGGGAGAGCCAAGaggccacacacatgcacagcggGCACGGCGACCTACTGCTTGGGACCGAGTGTCTCTAGGCGCCCCCTCCTCACAGCTGCAGGAGGGGGACCGCGGCACCCCCTCCTCCCAGACCACAAGAGACCACGGAGGGGAAGGTCTGAGGGGCGGACCTAGGGCGTCACGCCTCCGGGCACCAGTCAGGGTCCGCCAGGAAGCTCGTCCCACACCCCCGCCCAATTCCAGCTCTGCTCCGGACCCGTCTCTCTTAGGACGGGGAGCGGCTCTGGTGGGGACAGTTCATGGTCGCAGGACCGCGAGGACCACGCCTGGGCCCCATGGGAGAGCGGTGCATGCCGGGAGTGCCCTGTGTGCGGCTGCGCGCGGGCTGTGAGGGGCTCGCCCGTGCTTCAGGACCTCCGCGGAAGTCCGGCCGCCAGAACGGAAGCAACAGCAGGGGCTGCCCGTTCCCCACATCACTCCCGTCCCTTCTGGAAACTTCCCTAGCAGCCAGGTGCCACCACGTGGCTGAATTCTGGTGTGGAAGGAGCAGGGAGTCTAGGGCACAATGAACCTAGGCCACTCAGGAGCCCAGAAAACCCTCCGCCCGACTCTCTTCTCCCCACACCCCTGGCTGGCTGGAGGGGCTTTGAGGGGCCTAGCGAGAGCAGACTGCGAGATGGAGAGGACCCTGTAGGCAGGAAACAGGCTGTCACCCATCAGGACCCTTTGCTCCTGCACGAGCCGATCACCACTGAAAGAAGTCCTTTAACTTTTTTCATTTACAAGAGCAATACaatgcaaaatatttaaacagcACAGAAATAATACAGTTGGCCTTTCCCTCCATAGGCCACCTCCTTGCTGTGTCTTCCCAGAGAAAATCAGTTTGAGAGTCCTATATGTACATCACAGGAAACGTCTGAGAAGACACACTGCAGTCAGCTTCTGATGTGGTTCCTGTGTATCTGAGGCTGCATAAGCACTTTAAGAAAATGTGACAAATGACCACTAAAGAGGCCATTGTTCCAAAGTCACGTCAGTAAACACGGAGCAGAAAGCAGCCTCAGATGGGGGTAGGCTATACATTCAAGCCCTTTAGTTACACAAAAGAACACGTAAACTGCACAAAATTGGAAAATCCATACGAGAGAAAAAACATAATTATTCTCTACTTTTCAAGGGGCACCACTGTTAAAACTTTCTGCATCTcctcctgtttttttcttctttgtataaatgtgtatatttttagagaaaattaCTCCCTTTTGATTATAAAAAGATTATAATCTTTCTCTTTCAGTGACTAACCCAGCCAGAAATGTGCCAATTTATTCTTGAGTTTGGAAAACACAGTGTGGTAATCAGATAGTAGGTTGAGTGCCCACAGTAAAATGATATATGGCACCATGATTAACGTGCCCTTGACAGCTTGCTTAGTAGCTAAAGAAAATACAAAGTTCTCTGTATTTGCCAGATAGGAGACAGGTTCTAATTCTAGGTCCATGGAGAAGAGAACTAGTATAACACAAAGCAATGGTTGATCATAAAGGTACAAAAGCACCAAATTATATTCTGGCCTCCCTGTGTCTTTAAAGCCTTTCCTAagttaataaatactttaaaggGTTATATTTAgctgctttaattaaaaaaaaaaaaaaaaaaagatatcttctATCGTCCCAGCTGAGAGAAGCCTGATTTTACAAACCGTTGGTTCTTAAAACACTTTCGTACTTTCATGccacaaaatgaaatgaaagagaaCGAAAAATGTtgctgccatatcagtaaaccaAGGACTCTGTCACCATCAAGCCATCACATCACAACCTCCCAACGGGGCACCCTGAGGAGACTCAGGAGGAGAAAGCACAGGATACCAGTCTGAGACAACTGAGGTGCATattaaaggaatgatttcaatgagcccagattctcgcatcttctcatacatagaaaagtgctagaTTCCTTAAAtggagatatctggttttctttgttgttgttaatcagtcgcccagttgtgttcaactcttcgaAACCCCTGGTTTTAACTAACAGTAAtgttttgatgttctgactacctggtTTTTGTTACAAAATCTCTTatatatatcctggctcccccATTGCCTCTTCaaagcagtctctcagagccatCTGAGGTGCTGTGttccaggcttgaagtcctcagAATAAAACATAATCTCAGCTTTTAGGCTGTGTGCTTTTGTCAGTCCATGACTTGTTAGGCAAGCACAAATCACTGACTACCAATAACAGTAATGATGCTGATGTTTTAAGGTCGTTTCTTGATGCATCTCTGTGTATCTCCATACACTCCCTTGTATTCCAGTCTGATATGCTTTCTTGACAGGAAAATGTGAAACTTGGAAATGGCCCGGGTTCAGCGCGATGTCACAGGTACCAGGTACTTCCTGCAGGAGGAGGTGTGGAGGTCCCCTAGGGCTACCTCCAAACCAGGGACTCCCCACCTGGATGCAGCTTGCCCCGACTTCACGCAAATCAACGCCACTCCCCTCAGATAATCAGCCTTAAGTCTCTCAAGCCTCTTTTACACGCCTATAGGTGACACAGATGTAACACTTCAAAGCGGCAACAGACACATTTTTTAACCAACACATGAGTCTACTCAGCAACATGACCAGCCCACACCGCGTGGCTACTTGACAGAGTTCAGGTTCTACCAAAAGGGGCACAGGAGTCACTGCCTGTTTTTAGTATTTACACTGCACCAGTTTCCACAAAAGTGATTCAGCACGTTCTAAAATGAAACACGGGAGCTCGGATCAACACAAAAGTATGATGCTAAAATGAACATAATCTTTCTTGGTAAAGTATGTTTCAGTGGCCAACAGGCACCCATTAACACCATATCCCAAGTTAacaaaataaatcctgaatagaAACACAACTGCATTTTAAAGCCTCTCATAGGAGTAGTTCACGAAGTAACACGCTTTTAAGAGAGAACAGGTAACGGGCGCACCTACGTCTCACCTGGGGCCCCGCAGACCTATCCCTGAGTCAGCCCGGTGGCCGGGGTAGGCGCAATCCAGCTGAGCGCCAGTCCGTTTAGGGCCAGCGCCCCGCCCCCGTCGTCATGGTTACGAGCCCTCGGCCGTGCCGCGCCCCTTCGCTATTCTCGCGATAACCCGGAGTCAACGCACTGCCCTAGTCCGGGCTCTGCCTCATTTCCGGGCGCCGGTCAAGTTCTAGCGTTCCTCACTTCCGAGCGCCGGTCAACTTCCGGGCACCGCTCTCTTCTGAACGCCTCACTTCCGGGCGCGCCTGCCTTCCGGCTCCTCCGGCGCGGACGCCCGGCCCGGAAGCTCCCGGCGCGGCGCCTGCGGGGAGAGGAGGTGAGTCCCGGGGTGGAGACCCGCCCCGCCGCCCGCTCTGTGCGACCGCGGCGCgctcccctcctctgcccctcccGCCCCCGCGCCCCCCGCCGAAGCGGCCGGGACGCGCTCAGCGCCCCCCGTGGTCTGTCTGCAGGACGCTCGCGGATGAGCACGGCCTCCGCCTGGCGCCCCCGCCATGGCCGCTCCGTGGAAGGGCGCGCTTCTGCTGCTCCTCGCGTCGCAGGCCGTCTCCTCGGCGCAGGCCTCGGACGAGGAGGAGGTGCCCGAGGGCTGGGTCCTCCTGCACGTCGTGCAGGGTCAGGTAGGAGCCGGGAACTACAGCTACCTGAGGTTAAACCACGAGGGGAAGATCGTCCTCAGGATGCGCAGCCTGCGGGGCGACGCGGACCTGTACGTGTCCGACAGCACGCTGCACCCCAGCTTCGACGAGTACGAGCTGCAGTCGGCCACGTGCGGCGCCGACGCCGTCTCCATCCCCGCGCACTTCCGGCGGCCCGTGGGCATCGGTGTCTACGGGCACCCGTCCCACCTCGAGAGCGCGTTCGAGATGAGGGTCTACTACGACGCGACGCTCGAGCCGCATCCGTTCGGTGAGACCGCCTATTCGGACGGTACTGATGCGAGTCGCAAGCACGCCTATGCCCCGGAAGACGCGTCTCAAGAAGAGGAGTCGGTGCTTTGGACGATATTAATTAGTATTTTGAAGTTGGTACTTGAGATTCTTTTTTGACTCGCTTAACATACTCTTTTAGTATAATACTCGTTATCGGCGAAGCTGAGTGCACCTCGCTGTGAACCTAGCTACTCTGACCTGGTTGGCATTCTGGTTACCTTTTCTGGGTGGGGGATGAAAGGATAAAGCCATAGTTTCGTTACCTCAGTCACTTCAAAAGTACGCAAAGCAGCAAGCACATGTTTTAGTAAAGCATCAAAATTCCTGTAAAAGGAATATgcacaataaaatgtttaaaccCCACTTTGATTAGTTTGTCAGGTGACTAGATGATTGCAGTGATTTAGGGTTTTACTCGAGAGACTCAAATAAATTAGTGTGTTAGCTTTAAAGAGTTACTGAAAGCAAGTCTGAAATGTAATCATTTCTCCACACTTGCCTGACCGTGAACTAAAGTCCCCTGTTTACACCCGAAGTAGAGACAGCACTTGCTGCCCAAACAGGATCTCCTGGTAGGCGGGTGGTGTCCCCACATGCCGGTTAATGATGGTTCTCAACTCAGCTGCGCCAGATCTCCTCAGGTTGTAATTTTATCATCTTGGGCCCCTATGGAAATTCTTTCGTTATTAAATAACTGCTCTGCTACCCATGGTAGACCAGAAAGTACAGATTaggaaaatttcatgaaaataataGTAACTTTTAGGTTAATGGAATAATAGTTATGTATCTCTAATTAAGCTGCATAATGTTACCACTGAATTTCTGGAGAGAGCGAAAGTACtaagaaataaagactttttgcAAGATGGAACTATTTTTCCACTTGGTTTCCAGGGTGAGAGTGACTTATAAATACATTTGCAGATTTTAAGCACGTATTTCAAAATCTTTTATTAGCATAAAAACGAGAACATTGTAAATAAATGGGCACCAAATACGTCATTTAATTGCATATTACAGTACTGGGGTCAAACTATCCCTCTTTGCTGTTTTTCCCCCTTCTGCCCACTTTCCTGGGTGTTGGGGGTGCTCGCTGACAACAGTCACAAATCCAGCGACCTAGGAGAAAAATTGTTAGTTAATACAGGATGAGACTTAACTTTTCAGGACTGAGTTTTAACACCATTGAGCTCTCGTCCCTTCGCTAAGGCTACTGAAATCCTCCCTGGGTTTCTGGCGGCACCACTTCCCTTAAGGCCATCACTGTCCATGCCCCGTGAAAAGcgccaggggaggggagggtcgtGGGGGAGCTACATGATGATAGGCCCCTTGAAAAATTATAGTCCTTTCTGAAATCCAATACTACCATACGTTAAAAGTTCAATCATACAAATCCTTATATAAAACCTATTAACTGACTTTGGCTTATTTTTATGCATCTCAGCATCCCCTAAAGTCCTGGTGTACTAAGCTCACATAGCACTTTAAAATATCAAGTATTGATAGCATTATGATAAACTGTACAACATGCTTGACCTGAGTTACTATAGAACtctaaataattatttaagtTGCTTACATCTCAATTCCCAGGAAACCTAggcatatattttataaagtatcAGACAGTGTTAACTATGCAAATCAGTTCTAAAATTacacaattttatatataatgttttagTCCAATTACtgtgatttattctttgattCTGTGTTCATTCTGAAGTTATATGGAATTGTTATGTTGCCTCAGTTTACAGAAATCTGGTTTAGTATGTATAAAGGCATATAAGTCATTTTGTTAAATTTCTAAatgacatataaaaataaaaccaaggctTTGAACAAGTCGGTGCTACTGCCTTAGCTCTGTCAGTACAGCAACACTCGCGCATCTGCTACACTGAGCTCTGCTTCCAAACTCGCAGGCCGTCTGCTGCCTCACTTGTCCTTGGGCAGCTTGTCTAGAGATGAAAAACAGGTGCACACGACCATAGCTTTGGTCACTTCTAGTGAATGGAAGGGTCTCCAGGCCCTTCATGTCATCATGATATTTATGCAGCCTCCGAAAAAAAACCAAGTGCTGGAAGAGTCCCTTCACTCAAAGATAATGTTCCTTCTTTTTCACTCTTTACCTGATGGGATAGCACCAAGGCCCACACAAAAAGTATGATAACCTCTGTCACACACATCACAGAACATCATTTCTTCTTCGTGGTGGGGTTGTCCACATATAATGCAAGTCTTACACTCCATACACTGCCATGGGTAGGTCTTAATCATAGAAACAAGCTCCATGGTCATATCCAGGCAAGAAGGATGGCCTAAACCAAAACCAGTATTAGTTTTATTTCACACGAGAATTTTTACTTAATATGGCATAGTAAAATGCTAGTTTGCTTGAACTTCTCAAGAATGGCTACAACGTTTTAACTGCcgaagagaaatggaaacacaatGTAGAAGAAAAGACAGGGACGTTTTATGAATCTGATGACTGGGTCAAGCCTAGCTGACTACTGAGAACGCTCGTTTTCAAAGCAACAATCAGCTTAAAGTGTGAAGCCGTGTCCGTACTTACCACTGTTATCACACTG belongs to Bubalus kerabau isolate K-KA32 ecotype Philippines breed swamp buffalo chromosome 9, PCC_UOA_SB_1v2, whole genome shotgun sequence and includes:
- the C9H6orf120 gene encoding UPF0669 protein C6orf120 homolog, which codes for MAAPWKGALLLLLASQAVSSAQASDEEEVPEGWVLLHVVQGQVGAGNYSYLRLNHEGKIVLRMRSLRGDADLYVSDSTLHPSFDEYELQSATCGADAVSIPAHFRRPVGIGVYGHPSHLESAFEMRVYYDATLEPHPFGETAYSDGTDASRKHAYAPEDASQEEESVLWTILISILKLVLEILF